The following is a genomic window from Pseudomonadales bacterium.
GACTTCATCATGCAGGAGCTCAACCGCGAGGCCAACACCCTGGGCGCCAAATCGACCGCCGCGCCGATCACCCGTGCGGTGGTCGAGATCAAGGTGCTGGTGGAGCAGATGCGCGAGCAGGTGCAGAATCTGGAGTAGCAGGATGCAGGACGATCCCCGCCTGCATAGAGTGTCAACATATTTTACACAATTGAATCATGGCGACTTGGAAAGAGAAATTGTTTTACGCTAACTTATTGATATAAATTCAATTAATCCGAACATGATTGATTGGCATATAAAATGCTTTTTTGATTGTAGGCGCAACATTGTTCTTTCCTGCTGAAAAGAGTGAGAACAGGCTGCCCGAAACGAATGCCGCGCAACCTGCCAGTTTAGCAACGAGCTCAGCGCAGATCACAACCAATCAGTGAGGCAGATAACATGATACCGAAAGACAAACAGGGCAGACTGCTGAAACGCCCACTGGCGGCCATGGTGGCTATTTTAGGCATGGGCAGCTTGGCTGCAGAAGCCGGCGTACTGTACTTCGATTTCAACCAAAATTATAATCCACCGAATGCCTCCGTATTCCTGTTCGGCCAATCCGGACAGACGGCGACGGTCTCCAACCTGGACGGCTTCAGCCAGAATGTCGCACTGGGCGTGGATGGTTTTTTTAACCTTTCGATTCCAAACAGCCACCAGCAGAGTGGCACCGGGATCAAGACCAGTGGATTCCAGGTGGTTTCGCCCAATCCGATCGCCGGTTACTTTGTCAACCGCGCACCCGCCACCACGGACATGACCTACCTCTTTGACAGCAATGCACTGGGCAACAACTATCTGGTGTCGAGCCAGGGCGGTGGCTTTGGCGAAGGCAGCCAAGTCATGATTCATGCGACCCAGGACAACACGGCAGTCACCTTTACACCGAAAGGCGGTGCGGCGATCAATGTCGTGCTCAATGCGGGTGAAACTTACAAGCACGCAGGAGGCAGCGCAAATCTCACTGGCTCCCTGGTCAGCGCCGACAAGCCGGTTGCCGTCTTCGGGGGGCACTCGTGCGCGCAGGTACCGGTGGGTACCGCTTTTTGCGATAACCTGCTCGAACAGATGATCCCGACCAACAGCCTGTCGAAAAACTATCTGCTCACTGCTTCCCAAGGCGCCACGCTCGCCGCGACGCAGAGTGATTTGGTGCGCGTGATCGCCAGTGCCAGCAATACCGAGGTCAAGGTGGATGGCGTGGTTGTCGCGACTCTCGCCAATGTCGGTGACTTCCATGAGTTTTCGCTGGCGGCAAACAGCGGCGCCTCCGTCGATGCCTCGGCGCCGGTGATGGTCGCCCAGTATCTGAAGGGTGGCCAGGGCCAGCAGACCGACCCCGCCATGGCGCTGGTGCCGGGTTCTGATACCTGGCTGAAGGAGTATCGACTCTCAACCCCATCGGGCAGCCAGGCGTTCAACCTGAACTATGCATCGGTGGTGGCGTCGACAGCTGACCTGGGCAGTCTGCTGCTGGATGGTGTGGCGGTGAACACCGCAGGATTCTCGGCCATCGCAGGCACACCATTCAGCCGCGGCATCATAGACCTGCCACTTGGCCTGTTCGACCTGGTCGGCAGCAGTCCCTTCCTGGTGATGCTGGGTGGGGGTAGCAGTGCCGACAGCTACTTCACTTTTGGCGGATCGACCTTTGCCCCCGGGATTTCGCCGCCTCCACCTCCGCCAAACCCCAATCCTGTGCCTGAACCCGCCTCCTTGGCGCTGGTCGGCGTGGGCCTGGCTGGTTTGGCCGCTGCGCGTCGCCGCCGCATGAAAAGCTGAGCAGCGCAAAGCACATCAATCAAAAAGCCCGGCAGAGCCTTCTGCCGGGCTTTTTGATTTTGTTGATGGGACGGGACCCATGCACGCATCCTCACAGAGATCGCTCAGCCACGCTGCCGGCGGTTGAAACCCGCCAGCCCGGAATCCAGCAGCCAGACCGCGCCCGGTACCGGCATGCAGTCAGTTGCTGTGGCGGGTAGCCGACCAGCGTCTTGCATCGGGGTGATGGCGAGCCCTTCCATGCCCTTGTTGGCGGTGCGGCCGAATATCGATTCGCAGAGGCCGTTTTCCAACGTGCCGGTCAGGCCGGAGCGGCCGCTGCTGCCGTTCAGCACCCCGATGCCGATCAGATCCAGTGATGCGATGGTGTGGGCGGCCGGGGCATGGCCGCGGCCGTCAGCAGTGTGGGCAGCAACAACAGTGCTCTTTTCATCACATCGACTCCTTGAAAACGGTGAGTGGACATCTCATCCAGTTCGAGACGATATGACAGTTCGAAGCAGGGCGCAGCAGCGTGCTTGACCCCGCACTGGCGACCGGCCGAAAATGGTACTCGCACCCCTTGCCCGGGAGCGTTCAGGTTCATTCCCTCTCTATCGACGAAACCCCGCAAGCCAATCAATGCGCAGCCTCCAGCGAACGATCATCCCCCTGCTGCTGCTCAGCTTCGTGGTGGTGAGCCTGGGCGCCTACAGCCCTGGTTCCAGGGCGCTGCTGCATCAGCTCGACCATGAGCGCCATCTGTTCGGGCTCTCTGGCGAACATGCGCACCAGCTTGCGCCGAAAGCGGATGACCCGGCGAAACCGCAGCCATTGAGTGATCTGGAGCATCGGCTGCTCCATGCACTGAGCCATTTCGAACCCGTGCTCGATGCGTCGGTGCCGATGCCGGCACCGCTCCATGCCGACATCATCCCTTCACCGCCTCGCCCGCTTTCGCTGCCACCCAGAGTGGCCGAGTCGCCGTTCCGCCCACCGCGAGGCCTCCTCCAGAGCTGATTCCGCCCGCGCGGAGTCGATCTTGCCGAGGACCGTCGACCCGGTTGAATGGGTCGACGGTGCTTCGTTGCGATCCCTGAAGCCATTCGAGGTCTCTGATGAACAACAGAATCGCTGGTGCGCTGCCATTGCGCCGCTGGGTGGCGCTGGCCATCTGTCTCTCTTTTGCCACGGCCGATGCGGCCGAGCCACCGATCCGCCTGACCATCGCCGACAGCCAGGTGCAGGCACTCGGCATCCAGACCCAGCCGCTGTCGCCATCGAGCGGCGCGGTGACGGCCCGCTTTGCGGCCGAGGTGACGCTGCCGCCACAGGCTGCGCGGCGGATCAGCGCGCCACTGGCAGGAATGGTCACCGAGTTGCTGGTGCAGCCAGACCAAGCCGTGCGTGCCGGAGATCCACTGCTGCGGCTGGCTGGTGAGCAGTGGGGCGCATTGCAGTCAGCGCTGCTGCAGGCCGATGCCCGCGCCAGACTGGCCCGGCAGAGCCTGCAACGCGAGCAGGCGCTGTTCGCTGAAGGCATCATCCCGCAGCGGCGGTTGCAGGAGGCGCAGACGGCACTGGCCGAGAGCGAGGCAGTGCTGGGCCAGGCGCGGATGGCGTTGCAGGCAACCGGCCTGCCAATGGCGCTGGTCGAGCAGCTGCTCAGCGCCGCAAAACCACAGCAGAACCTGACGCTGACCGCACCCACGGCGGGCAGGGTGAGCCAGATCGAGGTGCAGCCGGGACAGCAGGTCGAAGCGGCCGATGCGCTGCTGCAACTGACACAGCCCGACCCGTTGTGGCTGGCGATCCGGATGCCGGTGAGCGAAGGCGACCGCTGGCAGCCGGGCACTGCGCTGACAGTGGCCGGCAAGGCGGTGACCGCCCGTCTGTTGCGGGCTGGAACCATCCTGGCCGCCGACAGCCAGACCTTCGTCTGGCACGCCGTGGTCGAGCGCGGTGGTGAGCAACTGCGGCCGGGCGAGTTCGTCGCTGTCGAACTGGCGGTCGCCGAGGGCGAAGGGAGTTGGGAGGTGCCACTGGCGGCCATCGCCCGCGACGGCGATCAGGCCTGCCTGTTCGTGCGCACCGCCGAGGGTTTCGAGGCCCGGCCGGTGCGGATTCTGGCCAGCGGCGGGCAGCAGGTGCGGGTGCAGGGCCTGCTGCAGAGCGGCGAACAGATCGCCGTCAGCGGTGTGGTCGCGCTCAAGGGTGCCTGGCTCGATGCCCGGGGAGGTGAGTGATGCTGGCGCCACTGATCCGTTTTTCGCTGTCACAGCGGCTGTTCATCCTGCTGGCGACACTGCTGGTCGCCGCCCTCGGCTGGATGGCCTTTCGCGGGTTGCCGATCGATGCCTTTCCCGATGTCTCCAGCACCCAGGTGAAGGTGATCATGAAGGCGCCCGGCATGACGCCGGAGGAGGTCGAGAGCCGCATCGCCGTGCCGATCGAGGTGGAGATGCTCGGCATCCCCCACAGCAAGATCCTGCGTTCGGTCACCAAGTATGGGCTGGTCGATGTGACCATCGACTTCGAGGATGGCACCGACATCTACTGGGCGCGGCAACAGGTGAACGAGCGGCTGGCGGGGTTGGGTGAGAGTCTGCCCCCGGGAATCACCGGCGGCATGGCACCGGTGACCACGCCGCTCGGTGAGATGTTCATGTTCACCGTCGAGGGCGAGGGGCTGTCGCTGACCGAGCGGCGCAGTCTGCTCGACTGGGTGATCCGCCCGGCGCTGCGCACGGTACCGGGGGTGGCCGAGGTGAATGCACTGGGTGGGGTGGTCCGTGCCTTCGAGGTGGTGCCCGATCCGCTCAAGCTGGCCGCCAGCGGGGTGACCCTCGGTCAGCTGAAGGAGACGATCCAGGCCAACAACCGCAACGACGGTGCCGGTCGGCTGGGTGAGGGCGAAGAGGTGCTGCTGGTGCGCAGCGAGGGCAGCGTCACCACGCTGGAGGATCTGCGCAGCATCGTGGTGGCCCGCAAGGCCGGGGTGCCGGTGCCTCTCGGCGCACTGGCCGAGGTGAGAATCGGCACCATGACCCGTTATGGCGCGGTGACCCGCAGCGGTCAGGGTGAGGCGGTTCAGGGGCTGGTGCTGGGGTTGCGTGGCGCCAACGCGCAGCAGGTGGTCGAAGGGGTGCGGCAGAAGATCGCCGAGTTGCAGCCCAGCCTGCCGCCGGGCGTGCGGATCGACACCTTCTACGACCGCGCCGCACTGGTGACCCAGGCGGTGGGCACGGTCTCCTCGGCCCTGATCGAGGCAACGCTGCTGGTGGTCGTGCTGCTGGTGCTGTTCCTCGGTGACCTGCGCGCCGCGCTGACAGTGGCGCTGGTGCTGCCGCTGGCGGCGCTGATCACCTTCATCCTGATGCGCAATTTCGGCATGTCGGCCAACCTGATGAGCCTGGGCGGTCTGGCGATCGCCATTGGCATGCTGGTCGACGCGGCGGTGGTGGTGGTCGAGAACATCGTGCAGCGGCTGGCCACCGACCCCAGTGGCGGCAGGTTGCCGCGGCTGCACATCATCTACCGGGCAGTGCGCGAGGTGGTGGTGCCGGTCACCTCCGGCATCCTGATCATCGTCACGGTGTTCCTGCCACTGCTGACATTGCAGGGGCTCGAAGGAAAACTGTTCACACCGGTGGCGCTCACCATCGTCTTCGCGCTGCTCGCCTCGCTGCTGCTGTCACTGACGGTGATTCCGGTGCTCGCCTCCTACCTGCTCGGTGAAGCGCGGCATGAAGAGCCCTGGCTGCCGCGCAAGCTGTTGACACTCTACGAGCCGGCTCTGGCCTGGGGCATGCGACGACAACCGCTGGTGGCGGCCGTGGCGCTGCTGATGCTGCTGCTGGCGGCGCTGGTCTATACCCAGATCGGCAAGAGCTTCATGCCGACGCTGGATGAGGGCGACCTGATCGTCGGCATCGAGAAGCTGCCGTCGATCAGCCTGGAGCAGAGCGTCGCGCTCGACCTGAAGATCCAGCAGGCGATCATGCAGGCCATTCCCGAGGTGACCGGCATCGTCGCGCGTGCCGGCGCCGACGAGATCGGTCTCGACCCGATGGGGCTGAACCAGACCGACACCTATTTGCTGCTGAAGCCGCGAGATGAGTGGAATCTGCCGGACAAGGCGGCATTGATGGAGGCGGTGCGCAAGGTGCTCGACCCACTGCCGGGCATCGAGTACAGCTTCACCCAGCCGATCGAGATGCGGGTGTCGGAGATGGTGATCGGCGTGCGCGGCGACCTGGCGGTGAAGATCTTCGGGCCTGATCTGGCCAGACTGAATGACCATGCCGGACAGATCGAAACGCTGCTGAAGCGCATCCCCGGCAACCAGGATGTCTACACGGTACAGAATGATGGCGTGCAGTACCTGCGGGTGGTGATCGACCGCCTGCAGGCCGGGCGGCTTGGGCTCACGGTCGAGGAGATCCAGGATGCATTGCGCATCCAGATCGAAGGAGCACGTGCCGGCGTCGTGATCGAGGGCAACCAGCGCACACCGATCGTGCTGCGTGGCGCCGAGGCGGTGCGGCTGTCGCCGGCCGAATTCGCCGCGCTGCGCATCACCACCGCCGAGGGCGCGACCGTGCCGCTTGCCAGTGTCGCCCGGCTGGAGCGTGCTGCAGGGCCGGTCAAGATCGACCGTGAGATGGGCAGCCGTTACAGCGTGGTGATCGCCAATGTCAGCGGCCGCGATCTGGTCAGCTTCGTCGAAGAAGCCAAGGCATTGATTGCGCAGAAGGTGGCGCTGCCGAGTGGCT
Proteins encoded in this region:
- a CDS encoding efflux RND transporter periplasmic adaptor subunit, with amino-acid sequence MNNRIAGALPLRRWVALAICLSFATADAAEPPIRLTIADSQVQALGIQTQPLSPSSGAVTARFAAEVTLPPQAARRISAPLAGMVTELLVQPDQAVRAGDPLLRLAGEQWGALQSALLQADARARLARQSLQREQALFAEGIIPQRRLQEAQTALAESEAVLGQARMALQATGLPMALVEQLLSAAKPQQNLTLTAPTAGRVSQIEVQPGQQVEAADALLQLTQPDPLWLAIRMPVSEGDRWQPGTALTVAGKAVTARLLRAGTILAADSQTFVWHAVVERGGEQLRPGEFVAVELAVAEGEGSWEVPLAAIARDGDQACLFVRTAEGFEARPVRILASGGQQVRVQGLLQSGEQIAVSGVVALKGAWLDARGGE
- a CDS encoding efflux RND transporter permease subunit — encoded protein: MLAPLIRFSLSQRLFILLATLLVAALGWMAFRGLPIDAFPDVSSTQVKVIMKAPGMTPEEVESRIAVPIEVEMLGIPHSKILRSVTKYGLVDVTIDFEDGTDIYWARQQVNERLAGLGESLPPGITGGMAPVTTPLGEMFMFTVEGEGLSLTERRSLLDWVIRPALRTVPGVAEVNALGGVVRAFEVVPDPLKLAASGVTLGQLKETIQANNRNDGAGRLGEGEEVLLVRSEGSVTTLEDLRSIVVARKAGVPVPLGALAEVRIGTMTRYGAVTRSGQGEAVQGLVLGLRGANAQQVVEGVRQKIAELQPSLPPGVRIDTFYDRAALVTQAVGTVSSALIEATLLVVVLLVLFLGDLRAALTVALVLPLAALITFILMRNFGMSANLMSLGGLAIAIGMLVDAAVVVVENIVQRLATDPSGGRLPRLHIIYRAVREVVVPVTSGILIIVTVFLPLLTLQGLEGKLFTPVALTIVFALLASLLLSLTVIPVLASYLLGEARHEEPWLPRKLLTLYEPALAWGMRRQPLVAAVALLMLLLAALVYTQIGKSFMPTLDEGDLIVGIEKLPSISLEQSVALDLKIQQAIMQAIPEVTGIVARAGADEIGLDPMGLNQTDTYLLLKPRDEWNLPDKAALMEAVRKVLDPLPGIEYSFTQPIEMRVSEMVIGVRGDLAVKIFGPDLARLNDHAGQIETLLKRIPGNQDVYTVQNDGVQYLRVVIDRLQAGRLGLTVEEIQDALRIQIEGARAGVVIEGNQRTPIVLRGAEAVRLSPAEFAALRITTAEGATVPLASVARLERAAGPVKIDREMGSRYSVVIANVSGRDLVSFVEEAKALIAQKVALPSGYRITWGGQFENQQRAAARLTVVVPVALALIFVLLFSTFGSVRQALLILSNIPFALVGGIVALWLTGEYLSVPASVGFIALLGIAVLNGVVLVSHFNQLHGEGLPLAEVVVQGARRRLRPVLMTALITAFGLIPLLFSTGPGSEIQRPLAIVVIGGLITATALTLMLLPILYLRFALPKPEVSDV
- a CDS encoding IgGFc-binding protein, with the translated sequence MIPKDKQGRLLKRPLAAMVAILGMGSLAAEAGVLYFDFNQNYNPPNASVFLFGQSGQTATVSNLDGFSQNVALGVDGFFNLSIPNSHQQSGTGIKTSGFQVVSPNPIAGYFVNRAPATTDMTYLFDSNALGNNYLVSSQGGGFGEGSQVMIHATQDNTAVTFTPKGGAAINVVLNAGETYKHAGGSANLTGSLVSADKPVAVFGGHSCAQVPVGTAFCDNLLEQMIPTNSLSKNYLLTASQGATLAATQSDLVRVIASASNTEVKVDGVVVATLANVGDFHEFSLAANSGASVDASAPVMVAQYLKGGQGQQTDPAMALVPGSDTWLKEYRLSTPSGSQAFNLNYASVVASTADLGSLLLDGVAVNTAGFSAIAGTPFSRGIIDLPLGLFDLVGSSPFLVMLGGGSSADSYFTFGGSTFAPGISPPPPPPNPNPVPEPASLALVGVGLAGLAAARRRRMKS